From Rhodamnia argentea isolate NSW1041297 chromosome 10, ASM2092103v1, whole genome shotgun sequence, a single genomic window includes:
- the LOC115726676 gene encoding putative disease resistance protein RGA4, with protein sequence MAEVVLSILGPLVEKLASSAVEEIQLKQTKEAAVRLWPSKLRDFCYDAEDVLDEFEARALCKEIVSKCGGNPMALRTLGSLLYSKKENRSDWEQVIDGETWQLPNDTLTSLRISYDLMPSYLKQRFAYCSIFLKNREFIYPDDVIQLWISNGFIQSGGNNQELEEIGRQYLEGLSD encoded by the exons ATGGCTGAGGTCGTCTTGAGCATCCTCGGACCTCTCGTGGAGAAACTAGCTTCATCAGctgttgaagaaattcaactg AAGCAAACAAAAGAGGCAGCTGTGAGGCTTTGGCCGTCGAAGCTCAGAGACTTCTGCTATGATGCCGAGGACGTGCTAGACGAATTCGAAGCCAGGGCTTTGTGCAAGGAAATCGTGAGCAAGTGCGGGGGAAATCCTATGGCGTTGAGGACTTTGGGAAGCTTATTGTATTCAAAGAAAGAGAACCGGAGCGACTGGGAACAGGTAATAGATGGTGAGACGTGGCAATTACCAAATGACACGTTAACTTCGCTGAGAATAAGCTACGATCTAATGCCGTCTTACTTGAAACAACGTTTCGCTTATTGCTCGATATTCCTCAAGAACCGCGAGTTCATCTACCCTGATGATGTGATCCAACTGTGGATCTCGAATGGGTTTATCCAATCCGGCGGAAATAATCAGGAGCTGGAAGAGATTGGACGGCAGTACTTGGAGGGGCTGTCTGATTAA
- the LOC125312705 gene encoding disease resistance protein TAO1-like, which produces MYFPNPSLLPNDELRDRLSKLRHVRTLILFEEGSSGEFFLEMCISRFKYLRVLLLHGSSLDQLPSSIGGLKHLKYLSLRDNDNIKKLPESVCELCNLQCLDLLGCTELEELPVDMKNMISLRVLWITTKQQRLPESGIGCLTSLRWLIIGGCENLEALLDDIQLLTSLRKLFIWSCPKLASLPQGIMYMKALEDLWIEDCDNLRLPEGQSNEPCSTSRLRTITFRRIPGIVSFPGWLKGSASTLQRIRIEDCRNLRVLPEWLQNCSSARTLDIEGCPRLSPLPEVVRHIATLTELRITDCGELNNSGEEDNLPKAPIIPQKKIDNLFTEVLTYFK; this is translated from the coding sequence ATGTATTTTCCCAATCCATCTCTTCTACCAAATGATGAATTACGCGACCGCTTGAGCAAACTCAGGCACGTTCGTACCCTCATCTTGTTTGAAGAGGGTTCCTCTGGGGAGTTCTTTCTGGAGATGTGCATTTCGCGATTCAAGTACTTGCGAGTGCTATTGCTACACGGCTCTAGCTTGGACCAACTGCCTAGTTCCATTGGCGGTCTAAAGCATTTGAAGTATCTTAGTTTACGCGACAACGACAATATCAAGAAACTCCCCGAATCGGTCTGCGAGCTTTGCAATCTGCAGTGCTTAGACCTTCTCGGGTGCACGGAACTGGAGGAATTGCCTGTAGACATGAAGAACATGATCAGCCTCCGCGTTTTGTGGATAACCACGAAACAGCAGCGTCTCCCGGAGAGTGGAATAGGATGCTTGACCTCTCTGCGGTGGCTAATCATTGGAGGGTGCGAGAATTTGGAGGCCTTGCTCGATGATATCCAATTGCTCACGTCGCTCCGTAAGTTGTTCATTTGGAGTTGTCCGAAATTGGCCTCCTTACCACAAGGCATCATGTACATGAAGGCATTGGAGGATCTCTGGATTGAAGACTGCGACAACTTGAGGCTGCCAGAAGGCCAAAGTAACGAGCCATGCTCCACGTCGAGGCTTCGAACCATCACATTCAGGAGAATACCTGGGATAGTTTCTTTCCCCGGGTGGCTCAAAGGTTCTGCAAGTACACTGCAGAGGATAAGAATTGAGGATTGTCGCAACTTGAGGGTATTGCCGGAGTGGCTGCAAAATTGTTCTTCTGCGAGAACACTGGACATTGAAGGCTGTCCGAGATTGTCCCCTTTACCGGAGGTCGTCCGCCACATTGCCACATTGACAGAGCTGCGGATTACCGACTGCGGGGAGTTGAACAATTCTGGAGAAGAAGACAATTTACCTAAAGCTCCCATCATTCCGCAGAAAAAGATTGACAACCTTTTCACAGAAGTATtgacttatttcaaataa
- the LOC125312706 gene encoding putative disease resistance protein RGA4 — MDTVPPLNLANLSEEESLKLFVKCAFDQGQEKNHPDLMVIAKEIVSKCGGNPLAVKTLGCLLYSKKENRSDWEHVRDSEIWQLQTDILPSLRISYDLMPSYLKQCFAYCSTFPKNHVFLNLDVIHLWISDGFIESSGNNQELEEIGRQYLEELCSRSFFDVVEESYPVLIFRMPDLIHELAISVAQTESSNMKVRTQEISPRTRHMYKIL, encoded by the coding sequence ATGGACACTGTCCCCCCGCTTAATTTGGCCAACCTTTCGGAGGAGGAATCTTTGAAATTGTTCGTGAAGTGCGCGTTCGATCAAGGGCAAGAGAAGAATCACCCGGACCTTATGGTGATCGCCAAGGAAATCGTGAGCAAGTGCGGGGGAAATCCTCTGGCGGTGAAGACTTTGGGATGCTTATTGTATTCAAAGAAAGAGAACCGGAGCGACTGGGAACACGTAAGAGATAGTGAGATTTGGCAATTACAAACTGATATTTTACCTTCACTGAGAATAAGCTACGATCTAATGCCGTCTTACTTGAAACAATGTTTCGCTTATTGCTCGACATTCCCGAAGAACCACGTGTTCCTCAACCTTGATGTGATCCATCTGTGGATCTCCGACGGGTTTATCGAATCCAGTGGCAATAACCAGGAGCTGGAAGAGATCGGACGGCAGTACTTAGAGGAGCTGTGTTCGAGATCCTTCTTCGATGTTGTCGAGGAAAGCTATCCGGTGCTGATCTTCCGAATGCCCGACCTCATTCACGAGCTTGCCATTTCTGTGGCACAAACCGAATCGTCCAACATGAAAGTGCGCACACAGGAAATTTCCCCGAGGACTCGGCATATGTATAAAATCCTCTAA
- the LOC125312707 gene encoding disease resistance protein RGA2-like, translated as MANKMKELGKRLDGINEEKTKFNLSSNVQEKTIVPRRETHSFVPALNVIGRNKEKDRIIELLIRPNDDGAGKIAVIPIIGTGGVGRTALTKLVYLDDRVNKHFDHKVWLSMPVEFEVKKITRDILESLGQKGNNDGFEMLQERLRNVLKNKRCLFVMDDV; from the coding sequence AtggcaaataaaatgaaagagcTAGGAAAGAGACTTGATGGGATCAATGAAGAGAAAACTAAGTTCAACTTGTCGAGTAATGTTCAAGAAAAGACAATAGTTCCGCGGAGGGAAACTCATTCTTTTGTACCCGCTTTGAATGTGAttggaagaaacaaagaaaaggaccGGATTATAGAGCTGTTGATAAGACCAAATGATGATGGAGCCGGAAAGATAGCAGTCATTCCGATTATTGGAACGGGGGGCGTCGGAAGGACGGCTCTCACTAAATTGGTGTACCTTGATGACAGGGTGAACAAACATTTTGATCACAAAGTTTGGTTATCCATGCCTGTAGAATTCGAAGTTAAGAAGATAACAAGAGACATCCTCGAGTCTCTTGGTCAAAAAGGAAATAATGATGGATTTGAAATGCTGCAAGAACGCCTGAGGAACGTCCTGAAGAACAAAAGGTGTTTGTTCGTAATGGACGATGTGTAG